One Thalassotalea sediminis DNA segment encodes these proteins:
- a CDS encoding CBS domain-containing protein — MESLQVKDYMNHYPVTFTPDMVIEEASLRFLKTKQIGGPVVNDKNKLVGFLSESDIMRKMIESSYYSEHISDVAQLMSSDVLAVKPYDSVLDLAEKMLCNKPKVYPVIDDDDHLLGTICRNDVLMAMDKHLRTKFQASK; from the coding sequence ATGGAATCATTACAAGTTAAAGACTATATGAACCATTATCCTGTAACATTTACTCCTGACATGGTTATTGAGGAAGCGTCGCTTAGATTTTTGAAAACGAAACAAATTGGTGGTCCTGTCGTTAATGATAAGAATAAACTTGTGGGATTTCTTTCTGAAAGCGATATTATGCGAAAAATGATCGAATCAAGTTATTACAGTGAACATATATCAGATGTTGCACAGTTAATGAGTAGTGACGTTTTAGCAGTCAAACCGTACGACAGTGTGTTAGATCTTGCGGAAAAAATGTTATGTAATAAACCTAAAGTTTATCCAGTTATTGATGATGATGATCATCTGCTTGGTACCATTTGTCGAAATGATGTGTTGATGGCAATGGACAAACATTTACGAACAAAGTTTCAAGCGAGTAAATAG
- a CDS encoding CreA family protein → MNKRLLLLATFFISGCSDDVGKVSLGLFTTKDVVIEAKKDPKIPGVTCHISHIEADLDFSDPSDMSIACRQTGDILPEQIARIDTSKNGEVVFKESKSILFKSLKVRRIYDAKNQSLIYLSYSTKESSGSHHHSISTVPLYGSSAWKKAPIGNTITDNP, encoded by the coding sequence ATGAATAAACGACTTTTACTTTTGGCAACTTTTTTTATCTCCGGCTGTTCTGATGATGTTGGTAAAGTGAGCTTGGGATTATTTACCACAAAAGACGTTGTTATTGAGGCTAAGAAAGATCCTAAAATACCTGGGGTAACCTGTCATATTAGTCATATTGAAGCTGATCTCGATTTTTCTGATCCATCTGATATGAGCATTGCTTGTCGACAAACCGGTGATATTTTACCTGAGCAAATAGCGCGAATTGATACCTCTAAAAATGGTGAAGTTGTATTTAAAGAATCTAAAAGTATTTTGTTTAAGAGTTTAAAGGTACGTAGAATTTACGACGCTAAAAATCAATCACTTATTTACTTATCTTATTCAACAAAAGAGTCGAGCGGCAGTCATCATCATTCAATATCGACTGTGCCATTATATGGAAGCAGTGCTTGGAAAAAGGCGCCTATAGGAAATACGATAACGGATAACCCATAA
- a CDS encoding isoaspartyl peptidase/L-asparaginase family protein, which yields MKNTSLFTLLTAAIFAASSMLSYADEKVNFAIAIHGGAGAISQKKMTPAIREKYENKLAEAVNKGYALLEKGASSEQAIIAAIKVMEDSPLFNAGRGAVYTYDEEHELDASIMNGKTLNAGAVSGVKTVKSPITLAQSVMNNSVHVMLSGKGAETFARQENLALVDNQYFNTERRYKSLQKAKEKLQKQLRELKDYQAAHQKLDVEYKVGTVGAVALDKQGNLAAGTSTGGMTAKRFGRIGDSPIIGAGTYANNNSCAVSATGHGEYFIRYHVAADICARMQYQNISVQEAADTVINKVLLEAGGTGGVVVIDKQGNITMPFNTEGMYRASRSSTGQSTIAIFKNE from the coding sequence ATGAAAAATACGTCTTTATTTACCCTTTTGACCGCTGCAATTTTTGCTGCATCTAGTATGCTTTCCTATGCTGATGAGAAAGTAAATTTTGCCATTGCGATACATGGCGGAGCGGGTGCAATTAGCCAGAAAAAAATGACACCTGCGATACGTGAAAAATATGAGAACAAGTTAGCTGAAGCGGTTAATAAAGGTTACGCGTTACTAGAAAAAGGGGCGTCGAGTGAACAAGCAATCATAGCTGCCATCAAGGTTATGGAGGATTCTCCGTTATTTAATGCTGGTCGAGGCGCTGTTTATACTTATGACGAAGAACATGAGCTTGATGCGTCGATTATGAACGGTAAAACGTTAAATGCTGGCGCTGTTAGTGGTGTTAAAACGGTTAAAAGTCCTATCACCTTAGCCCAGTCTGTTATGAATAATTCTGTGCATGTTATGTTAAGTGGCAAGGGGGCTGAAACTTTTGCTCGTCAAGAAAATTTAGCGCTTGTTGATAATCAATACTTTAATACAGAAAGGCGTTATAAATCACTTCAAAAGGCAAAAGAGAAGTTACAAAAGCAGTTACGTGAATTAAAAGACTATCAAGCTGCACACCAAAAACTGGATGTTGAATATAAGGTAGGTACGGTTGGCGCTGTTGCACTTGATAAACAGGGAAATTTAGCAGCAGGCACTTCAACAGGTGGTATGACAGCTAAACGCTTCGGCAGAATAGGAGATTCACCGATTATTGGTGCTGGTACATATGCAAATAACAACAGCTGTGCTGTGTCTGCAACTGGCCACGGCGAATATTTTATTCGTTATCATGTTGCCGCGGATATATGCGCACGCATGCAATATCAGAATATTTCCGTTCAAGAAGCTGCGGATACGGTGATTAATAAAGTACTTTTAGAGGCGGGTGGTACAGGTGGTGTTGTCGTCATTGATAAACAGGGTAACATTACTATGCCTTTTAATACTGAAGGTATGTATCGAGCAAGCCGTTCTTCGACAGGTCAATCAACAATAGCGATTTTTAAAAATGAATAA
- a CDS encoding VOC family protein, with protein sequence MIGYVTLGTNDLPRAVAFYDELLETIDASRFMETEKFVVWATAPDKPGLSITLPYNEDAATVGNGVMVALEMNSNEQVDAFYKKALALGATCEGAPGPRDIGGFYAAYFRDLDGNKLNAFHFNQS encoded by the coding sequence ATGATCGGATACGTAACGCTAGGCACGAATGATCTTCCTCGTGCTGTTGCTTTTTATGACGAGCTACTTGAAACAATAGATGCGAGTCGTTTTATGGAAACAGAAAAGTTTGTCGTTTGGGCTACGGCACCAGATAAGCCAGGGCTAAGTATTACGTTGCCATATAATGAAGACGCTGCAACCGTGGGCAATGGCGTTATGGTTGCGTTAGAAATGAATTCTAATGAACAAGTAGATGCGTTTTATAAAAAAGCGTTAGCGTTGGGGGCCACATGTGAAGGCGCTCCAGGACCAAGAGATATAGGGGGCTTTTACGCCGCATATTTTAGAGATTTAGATGGTAACAAACTTAACGCTTTCCACTTTAATCAGAGCTAA
- a CDS encoding DUF3087 family protein, whose product MQLQKIEKTLYRQRLNRIIIGFIVSLTLLSVLFGTLFISLFTDNNINVTLASDAEAPSNFRYNLAGVIFALFVCGGVLHRLRQTEYFSQVYYVWQLKQLQNKIYRRLARINQAAFDKGETEALIILDFYYQSLKQVYQLDDNTITMSTVNQEHQKVIEKESQKQVSFEQREFTEEMLNQFIQGEQP is encoded by the coding sequence ATGCAGTTACAAAAGATAGAAAAAACCTTATATCGCCAACGATTAAATCGCATTATTATTGGATTTATAGTGAGCTTGACCTTACTGTCGGTCTTATTCGGAACACTTTTTATTAGTCTGTTTACAGACAATAATATTAACGTAACACTCGCAAGCGATGCAGAGGCACCAAGTAATTTTAGGTACAATCTTGCCGGCGTTATTTTTGCGCTTTTCGTTTGTGGTGGCGTTTTACATCGACTCAGACAAACGGAATACTTTTCTCAGGTTTATTATGTTTGGCAGTTAAAACAACTACAAAACAAAATTTATCGCAGACTTGCTAGGATCAATCAAGCAGCCTTTGATAAAGGAGAGACAGAGGCGCTTATTATTTTAGATTTTTACTATCAAAGTTTGAAACAGGTTTATCAACTTGATGACAATACGATCACGATGTCGACAGTTAATCAAGAGCATCAAAAAGTGATAGAGAAGGAATCACAAAAACAGGTAAGTTTTGAGCAACGAGAATTCACAGAAGAAATGCTAAATCAATTTATACAAGGAGAACAACCATGA
- the recD gene encoding exodeoxyribonuclease V subunit alpha, translating to MLHEAKLENVDVKLPYSSIQHAKTQLYGIESIDYYTASQLTPLLISRCKAKERLTIEAVSQLFHLVIALSQALRNGHTCLPLLQVAGQCLFRSADNQGVILHQGYLFPNTSTLQALLSSLDRIETTTLPIVYSKQALFLRRYYCFEQSVLNYLENSSKMESSLLSTDHSEIKQTLDTLFPCGDVNVAKLPDIDWQKVAVANALNKPFSIIAGGPGTGKTYTVTKLLAAILMLSNQSELTITLTAPTGKAAQRLSESIVSAVASFQGDISPEVLKNIPSKAQTLHRLLGVIPHSPNFKHDEQNPLAIDVLLIDEVSMVDLPMMSRVLRALPQTCRVIMLGDAQQLPSVAAGSLLTDLAPLFSASYSQQNVDYLSSVTGFSSLPKHKTTFIDHVTYLTYSRRFAGDGGIGQLAKAVIAGQSEQSWRFIQQQDIQQSSELSYFTHEQIAILYKQAVDYYAQVAQCCSIEEAFKALSQFRILTAMRVGPLGVNEINQTIDERIRNTLPQQQAFAEHYHGKPIMITTNDYGLGLYNGDIGIMWPNSNGQLVAFFEAEAGEFKQFIPSRLPTYEAVYAMTIHKTQGSEFTNVVLVLPEVADNQLLSRELIYTGITRAKKHLSLVANQEGWFAAVDAKVTRFSGITLVD from the coding sequence ATGTTACATGAAGCTAAACTTGAAAATGTTGATGTTAAGTTACCTTATAGTTCTATACAGCACGCAAAAACACAATTATACGGTATTGAATCAATAGATTATTATACTGCGTCACAACTTACTCCGTTATTAATTTCAAGGTGTAAAGCGAAAGAAAGACTCACAATTGAAGCTGTTAGTCAATTATTTCACCTTGTTATAGCGTTGAGTCAAGCGCTTAGAAATGGCCATACTTGTTTACCTTTATTACAAGTTGCAGGTCAGTGTTTATTTAGGTCAGCTGATAATCAAGGCGTTATTTTACATCAGGGTTATTTATTCCCTAATACCTCAACATTACAAGCACTATTATCATCATTAGATCGTATAGAAACAACAACATTACCGATTGTTTATAGTAAGCAGGCATTGTTTCTGCGTCGATATTATTGCTTCGAACAAAGCGTACTTAATTATTTAGAAAATTCATCTAAGATGGAGTCGTCGTTGCTATCTACTGATCATAGTGAAATTAAGCAAACGCTAGATACGCTTTTTCCTTGTGGTGATGTAAACGTAGCAAAGTTGCCTGACATTGATTGGCAAAAAGTTGCGGTTGCTAACGCACTGAATAAACCATTTAGTATTATTGCTGGAGGGCCTGGAACCGGCAAAACATATACCGTTACTAAGCTATTAGCCGCTATTTTGATGCTTTCTAATCAAAGTGAATTAACCATTACGCTCACGGCGCCTACTGGTAAAGCCGCGCAACGATTATCAGAATCAATTGTCAGTGCTGTTGCTAGCTTTCAAGGTGATATTTCTCCTGAAGTTCTCAAAAATATACCGAGCAAAGCGCAAACTTTACATCGATTGCTAGGAGTAATACCGCATTCACCAAATTTCAAGCACGATGAACAAAATCCGTTAGCTATCGATGTTTTATTGATTGACGAAGTGTCGATGGTTGATTTACCAATGATGTCACGTGTATTACGTGCGCTTCCTCAAACATGCCGTGTTATTATGCTTGGAGATGCTCAACAACTTCCTTCCGTAGCAGCAGGAAGTTTGTTAACAGACCTTGCACCTTTATTTTCGGCTTCCTACAGTCAACAAAACGTAGACTATTTGAGTAGTGTTACAGGATTTAGTTCACTCCCTAAACATAAAACGACTTTTATTGATCATGTTACTTATCTCACTTATAGCCGCCGTTTTGCCGGTGATGGTGGTATAGGGCAGTTAGCCAAAGCGGTAATCGCTGGCCAATCTGAACAAAGTTGGCGCTTTATTCAGCAACAAGATATACAGCAGTCATCAGAGTTGTCTTACTTTACACATGAGCAAATTGCAATATTATACAAACAAGCGGTTGATTATTACGCTCAAGTTGCACAATGTTGCTCCATTGAAGAAGCATTCAAGGCGTTATCTCAGTTTCGTATTTTAACGGCAATGAGGGTCGGTCCATTAGGCGTTAACGAAATCAATCAAACAATTGATGAACGCATTCGCAATACGTTGCCCCAACAACAAGCATTTGCTGAGCATTACCATGGTAAACCCATCATGATCACAACCAATGACTATGGCTTGGGCTTGTATAATGGTGATATTGGTATAATGTGGCCGAACTCGAATGGTCAGTTAGTAGCTTTTTTTGAAGCTGAAGCTGGTGAATTTAAACAGTTTATACCATCGAGGTTACCTACTTATGAAGCTGTTTATGCGATGACGATTCATAAGACACAGGGCAGTGAGTTTACTAACGTTGTATTAGTGCTACCAGAGGTAGCAGACAATCAGTTATTATCACGTGAGCTTATATATACAGGTATCACCAGAGCAAAGAAACATTTATCCCTTGTTGCCAATCAAGAAGGCTGGTTCGCTGCCGTAGATGCAAAAGTAACAAGATTTTCAGGAATTACATTAGTAGATTAA
- the recB gene encoding exodeoxyribonuclease V subunit beta has protein sequence MSLVEFFPLEVETMPLQGRHLIEASAGTGKTFNITRIYLRLLLVKGLTVQQILVMTFTKDATEEIRARIDNFLRHALNHWQDAITRDPYFIALAKELKEVGVTDRQVSMQLKRALLFLDEASIYTIHGFCKTVLSQHAFATGTAFNANLEAQQQDIQQQAIEDWYRQLAVADPKAFSLVSEFWLTPDAFAQQFVSLIGHRGQLEVNDPKAEITQFCQLSKQASEALIANQPFLFEHLVDVKSGKEKTSRKEEYNQLIQWLNAASEDHLHSQKTMPVSFMDGRRFSRSKVKPQLVEIFAQANNVKKAKDNLLSNIRKLSALQHIVSGLTIISQRVEQQKALQKQLSFDDLIQTLADTLHGENAAQLIATLSNQFPFALVDEFQDTDFDQYRILNALYQHNDTTGLIMIGDPKQAIYGFRGGDIFTYMAARKDAHYRWRMNTNWRSSKAMITSYNRLFYGNTLTAKALPVFGYGITYTPVASSPNASKKAKDTESALKFVYFPPEDQKAVAQPFRKQMALWCAQKISALLSQDDTLVAKDIALLVRDGAEAQEIKQALHDAGLASVYLSDRTNLWHSEEAKYLIPLLQGIIHCEKDREFCRAMASPLLAISAKDYYQIRGDDAQWQNYKEQFTQLKETWFKQGFVTMALKLMHSLIAVNGQESERCLTNLLHLFELLQTKSQQLRQPEELLYWFEHQYKLDLPEQETELRLESEENLIKIVTQHGSKGLEYPVVFIPFSTRHKNPLKFGNKNIQAVSYHDEDGKYRVSLSADQKALTAMSDEAYAESIRLLYVAITRAEQRCYILATPFDKFYLSPLGKTLGLTSEDNLVDCIQQLVTDQPDEISLEVVEQIPLVNHKLTKQVIANAEVACFTGQIERDWWLSSFTALNRNIRDVGVSQPERNDDSNVVTPLALTQNKSDHQGQLRFALTKGAAAGNLLHDILENAHFSQPNWPVDCNWPLSKYGNLPDGFEQEDLYQWLNEIISTPLIINEHEKPFKLANIKDTCCLKEVEFYFPLKNASTKALTNCLLAHRKQQCQAYGIATTSRHFYLPGYQALKGMMHGFIDLVFEHQGKFYVCDYKSTHLGNSFNDYQCASLVNDIQRHHYDLQYLIYSVALHRYLKRQLPDYNVEQHFGGVFYLYLRGMEQKQEKTGVFYTELTKQLLNDLDNLFGNINEQSKVG, from the coding sequence ATGTCACTTGTTGAATTTTTCCCTTTAGAGGTTGAAACCATGCCTCTGCAAGGTAGACACCTTATAGAAGCAAGTGCTGGTACAGGTAAAACGTTTAATATTACTCGTATTTATTTGCGACTATTGCTCGTAAAGGGCCTTACGGTACAACAAATACTCGTGATGACGTTTACTAAGGATGCTACGGAAGAAATAAGGGCGAGAATTGATAACTTTTTACGCCACGCTTTGAATCATTGGCAAGATGCAATTACACGAGATCCTTATTTTATTGCCTTAGCAAAAGAGCTTAAGGAAGTTGGTGTTACTGATCGTCAAGTAAGTATGCAATTAAAGCGTGCTTTATTATTTTTAGATGAAGCATCAATTTACACCATTCATGGCTTTTGTAAAACTGTTCTGTCTCAGCACGCATTCGCTACTGGAACGGCGTTTAATGCTAACTTGGAAGCTCAACAACAAGATATTCAGCAGCAAGCCATAGAGGATTGGTATCGACAACTAGCGGTTGCTGATCCTAAGGCATTTTCGCTTGTATCGGAGTTTTGGTTAACCCCAGATGCGTTTGCTCAGCAATTTGTCAGTCTTATTGGACATCGTGGCCAGTTAGAAGTTAATGATCCGAAAGCTGAAATAACGCAGTTTTGTCAATTGTCAAAACAAGCATCTGAAGCGCTAATAGCAAATCAACCTTTTTTATTTGAACACTTGGTGGATGTAAAATCTGGAAAGGAAAAAACGTCAAGAAAAGAAGAGTATAATCAGCTAATTCAATGGTTAAATGCAGCTAGCGAGGATCATCTACATAGCCAAAAAACAATGCCTGTCAGCTTTATGGATGGTAGAAGGTTTAGCCGCTCAAAAGTAAAACCTCAGTTGGTAGAGATATTTGCACAGGCGAACAACGTTAAAAAAGCAAAAGATAATCTATTAAGCAATATTCGTAAATTATCGGCATTGCAACACATAGTTTCAGGGCTGACCATAATTTCACAACGCGTTGAGCAACAAAAGGCGTTACAAAAACAGTTAAGCTTTGATGATTTGATACAAACGCTTGCAGATACCTTACACGGCGAAAATGCTGCTCAACTTATTGCTACTTTAAGTAACCAATTCCCTTTTGCGCTCGTAGATGAGTTTCAAGATACTGACTTTGATCAATACCGTATTCTTAACGCATTGTATCAGCATAATGATACAACTGGGTTAATTATGATAGGTGATCCAAAGCAAGCGATTTATGGATTTCGAGGTGGAGATATATTCACTTATATGGCTGCTAGAAAAGATGCTCATTACCGTTGGCGAATGAATACGAATTGGCGTTCGTCTAAAGCAATGATCACCAGTTACAATCGTCTATTCTATGGTAATACGTTAACTGCAAAAGCCTTGCCTGTCTTTGGCTATGGTATCACTTATACGCCAGTAGCGTCTTCTCCTAATGCCTCTAAAAAAGCTAAAGATACTGAATCTGCACTCAAATTTGTCTATTTTCCACCTGAAGATCAAAAGGCCGTTGCTCAGCCTTTTAGAAAGCAAATGGCATTATGGTGTGCGCAAAAAATATCAGCGTTATTGTCTCAAGACGATACGTTGGTAGCAAAAGACATTGCGTTACTTGTGCGTGATGGCGCTGAAGCCCAAGAAATAAAACAAGCTTTGCATGATGCAGGGTTAGCATCGGTTTATCTTAGTGATCGTACAAACCTTTGGCATAGCGAAGAAGCTAAATATCTTATTCCGTTGTTACAAGGGATAATACATTGCGAAAAAGATCGCGAGTTTTGTCGCGCAATGGCAAGCCCATTATTAGCAATATCTGCCAAAGACTATTATCAAATTCGTGGTGATGACGCACAATGGCAAAATTATAAAGAACAGTTTACTCAGTTAAAAGAAACGTGGTTCAAACAAGGCTTTGTTACCATGGCGCTTAAGCTGATGCACAGCTTAATTGCTGTTAATGGCCAGGAAAGTGAGCGTTGTTTAACCAACTTATTGCACCTGTTCGAATTATTGCAAACGAAAAGCCAACAACTTAGACAACCAGAAGAGTTACTGTATTGGTTTGAACATCAATATAAGCTTGATCTTCCAGAACAAGAAACAGAATTAAGATTAGAAAGCGAAGAAAATCTCATTAAAATAGTGACGCAGCATGGCTCTAAAGGGTTAGAGTACCCTGTTGTATTTATCCCGTTTAGTACACGTCATAAAAATCCACTTAAGTTTGGTAACAAAAATATTCAAGCGGTCTCCTACCATGATGAAGACGGCAAATACCGGGTAAGTTTATCAGCGGATCAAAAAGCGTTAACTGCCATGTCTGATGAAGCCTATGCAGAATCTATTCGCTTACTTTATGTAGCGATAACTAGAGCAGAGCAGCGATGTTATATACTCGCAACCCCCTTTGATAAGTTTTATTTGTCACCATTGGGGAAAACACTAGGTTTAACCAGTGAAGATAATTTAGTGGATTGTATTCAACAATTGGTAACCGATCAGCCTGATGAAATTTCATTAGAAGTGGTTGAACAAATTCCCCTTGTTAATCATAAGCTAACAAAACAAGTAATAGCGAATGCTGAAGTCGCTTGTTTTACGGGGCAAATTGAACGTGATTGGTGGTTAAGCTCTTTTACTGCGCTTAATCGAAACATACGGGATGTGGGTGTGTCACAACCAGAACGAAATGATGATTCCAATGTTGTTACTCCACTAGCCTTAACTCAAAACAAATCAGATCATCAAGGGCAGTTAAGGTTTGCGTTAACTAAGGGGGCGGCAGCGGGTAACTTGTTGCATGATATTCTGGAAAATGCGCATTTTTCACAGCCAAACTGGCCAGTAGATTGCAATTGGCCATTAAGCAAATATGGTAATTTACCTGATGGTTTCGAGCAGGAAGATCTTTATCAGTGGTTAAATGAGATAATATCAACACCGTTAATCATTAATGAACATGAAAAACCTTTTAAATTGGCGAATATTAAAGATACGTGTTGTTTAAAAGAAGTAGAGTTTTATTTTCCGCTAAAAAATGCCAGTACGAAAGCATTAACTAATTGCTTATTAGCACACCGTAAACAACAATGCCAAGCATATGGTATAGCGACAACAAGTCGTCATTTTTATCTACCAGGCTATCAAGCCCTTAAAGGGATGATGCATGGTTTTATAGATTTAGTTTTCGAACATCAAGGTAAATTTTATGTTTGTGATTATAAATCAACGCATTTAGGTAATAGTTTCAATGATTACCAATGTGCATCGCTAGTCAATGATATTCAGCGTCATCACTATGATTTACAGTATTTGATTTATTCAGTTGCGTTGCATCGCTACTTAAAGAGACAACTACCAGATTATAATGTTGAGCAACATTTTGGAGGCGTATTTTATTTGTATTTACGTGGTATGGAACAAAAACAGGAGAAAACAGGCGTTTTCTATACAGAGTTAACCAAACAGTTACTTAACGACCTTGATAACTTATTTGGCAATATTAATGAACAAAGCAAGGTAGGTTAA